In Labrys wisconsinensis, the following proteins share a genomic window:
- a CDS encoding ABC transporter ATP-binding protein, translating to MGSLVLESVRKSFGSVDVIRGVDLTVADGEFVVFVGPSGCGKSTLLRIVAGLEEQTSGHVRIDGKVMDVTPPAKRGIAMVFQTYALYPHLTVKNNMSLALQQEGVAKAEIEARVAKATAMLRMEALLERRPAELSGGQRQRVAIGRAVVRQPSLFLFDEPLSNLDAALRVATRIEIAKLHRLLGATMVYVTHDQVEAMTLADKIVVLNGGLIEQVGRPLDLYHKPANLFVAGFIGSPTMNFLTGDPASRAGATTIGVRPEHLTISADGAWRGEVLHAEHLGADTMLYLESPQFGLLTVRADGDEPHQVGDTVAVTPVEGKVHRFDGDGRRMG from the coding sequence ATGGGCTCTCTGGTTCTGGAATCCGTCAGGAAGTCCTTCGGCTCGGTCGACGTGATCCGGGGCGTCGACCTCACCGTCGCCGACGGCGAGTTCGTCGTCTTCGTCGGGCCGTCCGGCTGCGGGAAGTCGACGCTGCTGCGCATCGTCGCCGGGCTGGAGGAGCAGACCTCCGGCCATGTCCGGATCGACGGCAAGGTGATGGACGTGACGCCGCCGGCCAAGCGCGGCATCGCCATGGTGTTCCAGACCTATGCGCTCTATCCGCACCTCACGGTGAAGAACAACATGAGCCTCGCCCTGCAGCAGGAGGGCGTGGCCAAGGCCGAGATCGAGGCGCGGGTCGCCAAGGCGACAGCCATGCTGCGGATGGAGGCGCTGCTGGAGCGCCGCCCGGCCGAGCTCTCCGGCGGCCAGCGCCAGCGCGTCGCCATCGGGCGGGCCGTGGTGCGCCAGCCCAGCCTCTTCCTGTTCGACGAGCCGCTGTCGAACCTCGATGCGGCCCTGCGCGTCGCCACCCGCATCGAGATCGCCAAGCTGCACCGGCTGCTCGGCGCCACCATGGTCTACGTCACCCATGACCAGGTCGAGGCGATGACGCTGGCCGACAAGATCGTGGTGCTCAACGGCGGCCTGATCGAGCAGGTCGGCCGGCCGCTCGACCTCTATCATAAGCCGGCAAATTTGTTTGTTGCCGGCTTCATCGGCTCGCCGACCATGAATTTCCTCACCGGCGATCCGGCGAGCCGCGCCGGCGCCACCACGATCGGCGTCCGGCCGGAGCACCTGACGATCTCCGCGGACGGGGCGTGGCGGGGCGAGGTCCTGCACGCCGAGCATCTCGGCGCCGACACCATGCTCTATCTCGAGTCCCCGCAATTCGGCCTGCTGACGGTGCGCGCGGACGGCGACGAGCCGCATCAGGTGGGGGATACGGTCGCGGTGACGCCCGTCGAGGGCAAGGTGCACCGGTTCGATGGGGACGGGCGCCGGATGGGGTGA
- a CDS encoding carbohydrate ABC transporter permease, producing MSDVETLRRPRRWHIAVFLAPAVLVYTAIMIVPLADTLRLALFRSTDNAQTFVGLDNFKVLFGDPRWSVSFWNALKNNVIFFVIHMLIQNPVGIALAAMLSVPKLRGTAFYRTSFFLPTMLSFVIVGFTWKLILSPIWGVTPTLLGLVHLKWLFGPWLGQETTALITLALISVWQYVGVPMMLIYAALLSIPEEVIEAAELDGVTGPSQFWKIKLPLILPTVGICSILTFVGNFNAFDLIYSAQGALAGPNFSADILGTFLYRTFFGFQLQLGDQNMGATIATMMFLIILTGVAVYLFAIQRRMRRYQF from the coding sequence ATGTCCGACGTCGAGACGCTGAGGCGGCCGCGCCGCTGGCATATCGCGGTGTTCCTGGCGCCGGCGGTGCTGGTCTACACCGCCATCATGATCGTGCCGCTGGCCGACACGCTGCGCCTCGCCCTGTTCCGGTCGACGGACAATGCGCAAACCTTCGTCGGCCTCGACAATTTCAAGGTGCTGTTCGGCGATCCCCGCTGGTCGGTGAGCTTCTGGAACGCGCTCAAGAACAATGTGATCTTCTTCGTCATCCACATGCTGATCCAGAACCCGGTCGGCATCGCGCTGGCGGCGATGCTGTCGGTGCCGAAGCTCAGGGGCACGGCCTTCTACCGCACCTCGTTCTTCCTGCCGACGATGCTGTCCTTCGTCATCGTCGGCTTCACCTGGAAGCTGATCCTGTCGCCGATCTGGGGCGTGACGCCGACCCTGCTCGGCCTCGTCCACCTGAAATGGCTGTTCGGCCCCTGGCTCGGGCAGGAGACCACCGCGCTGATCACCCTGGCGCTGATCTCGGTCTGGCAATATGTCGGCGTGCCGATGATGCTGATCTACGCCGCGCTCCTGTCGATCCCGGAGGAGGTGATCGAGGCGGCCGAGCTCGACGGCGTCACCGGGCCCTCGCAGTTCTGGAAGATCAAGCTGCCGCTGATCCTGCCGACGGTCGGCATCTGCTCGATCCTGACCTTCGTCGGCAATTTCAACGCCTTCGACCTGATCTATTCGGCCCAGGGCGCGCTGGCCGGCCCGAACTTCTCCGCCGACATCCTCGGCACCTTCCTCTACCGCACCTTCTTCGGCTTCCAGCTGCAGCTCGGCGACCAGAACATGGGCGCCACCATCGCCACCATGATGTTCCTGATCATCCTGACCGGCGTCGCCGTCTACCTCTTCGCCATCCAGCGGCGCATGCGCCGCTACCAGTTCTGA
- a CDS encoding Gfo/Idh/MocA family protein — translation MGLGQMGRSHALAYHANPGFEIVGLGNRSAVELPEALQAYPRLASFEEGLALKPDLVSINTYTDSHADFAVAAMEAGAHVFVEKPLAANVADARRVVEAAQRTGRKLVIGYILRHHPSWVEFIRLARELGPPFVMRMNLNQQSSGSAWEIHKRLMESTSPVVDCGVHYLDVMLQISDARPVQVRGMGVRLTPEIAETQVNFGHLQVLFEDGSIGWYEAGWGPMISETAFFVKDVMSPNGSVSIVMNEGAKSADIDTHTKTATIRLHHAALDAGGRFVQPDSLVSMQGEPGHQELCDAEQAFVLRAIRRDVDLTRHMNDGVRSLEVVLAADRSMRERRAIDL, via the coding sequence ATGGGCCTCGGCCAGATGGGCCGCAGCCATGCGCTCGCCTATCACGCCAACCCCGGCTTCGAAATCGTCGGCCTCGGCAACCGCTCGGCCGTCGAGCTGCCGGAAGCCCTGCAGGCCTATCCGCGTCTGGCGAGCTTCGAGGAGGGCCTGGCGCTCAAGCCCGATCTCGTCTCGATCAACACCTATACCGACAGCCATGCCGACTTCGCCGTGGCGGCGATGGAGGCGGGGGCGCATGTCTTCGTCGAAAAGCCGCTGGCGGCCAATGTGGCGGATGCCCGACGCGTGGTCGAGGCGGCGCAGCGCACCGGCCGCAAGCTCGTCATCGGCTATATCCTGCGCCACCACCCGTCCTGGGTGGAGTTCATCCGCCTCGCCCGCGAGCTCGGGCCGCCCTTCGTCATGCGCATGAACCTCAACCAGCAATCCTCCGGCTCCGCCTGGGAGATCCACAAGCGGCTGATGGAATCGACCTCGCCGGTGGTCGATTGCGGCGTGCACTATCTCGACGTCATGCTGCAGATCTCGGATGCCAGACCGGTGCAGGTGCGCGGCATGGGGGTGCGGCTCACGCCGGAGATCGCCGAGACCCAGGTCAATTTCGGCCATCTCCAGGTCCTGTTCGAGGACGGCTCGATCGGCTGGTACGAGGCCGGCTGGGGCCCGATGATCTCGGAGACCGCCTTCTTCGTGAAGGACGTGATGAGCCCGAACGGCTCGGTCTCGATCGTCATGAACGAGGGTGCGAAATCCGCCGACATCGACACCCACACCAAGACCGCGACCATCCGGCTGCACCACGCCGCGCTCGACGCCGGCGGCCGTTTCGTCCAGCCGGACAGCCTGGTCTCGATGCAGGGCGAGCCCGGCCACCAGGAGCTGTGCGACGCCGAGCAGGCCTTCGTCCTCAGGGCGATCCGCAGGGATGTCGACCTGACGCGCCACATGAACGACGGGGTTCGTTCGCTCGAGGTCGTGCTCGCCGCCGACCGCTCCATGCGCGAGCGCCGCGCGATCGATCTTTAG
- a CDS encoding hydantoinase B/oxoprolinase family protein — translation MLDHAKARMPLRERLLDSERLMAETGCYDGITALRLRRQDPLKFETLHTKLRAFCVSAREMARRISASPGVREVGEMVVALYTPEGDAIALSNGIMVHVHTMSRFIKWMIREGYEADPGIRPGDIFANNDAFIGTVQVPDVMDVVPIFHSGELIGWAGAVCHELEAGGITPGGDVCLAQERFTEGLFVCAEKIGTNDEIRRDYVIRCERNLRMPIYWVLDEKAKVASCIDMRENLVRLVDEIGLDYWKQVSKEFIEEGRLSQLARTRQLTVPGIYRGHTFYGHVTAGKPGFQPLGDPDWLYNIPVEMEITTDGKITLDFEGTQPWGYHSMNCTPAGMDGGMFVTLTQHMNFEGLVNDGAWLATELKLPKGTWTNPDNEMVATATSWALLLPAYGVFQRLLSRGFLARGFVEEVFVGQVNSPMIEMGGESQYGTLFGMAHFECAAAGSGALAIKDGLDTAYVGWNPESDMGNIEIWEQNMPMLYIGRSILPNSGGSGRYRGGCAFISTWLVSKSSHLRLVTSEHSSRVFDNGGLCGGYPAPTCQMHRAVRDTNVGALIAARKPLPHTIGTDPHHSDLEKLVEGRHVTDEGPYITAPHKSGDIFTHSYNGGGGYGDVLERDPVKTAHDVENGFLTAEAARGVFGIVLREAADADRLEADLEATAILRGRMRQDRIAASMPVRAWIAEEAGRVAASDFAPEVGKMHANAMRLSRRFASDFRSFWGLSEDFTVSY, via the coding sequence ATGCTGGACCATGCCAAGGCTCGCATGCCGCTGCGCGAGCGCCTGCTGGACTCCGAGCGGCTGATGGCGGAGACGGGGTGCTATGACGGCATCACCGCCCTGAGGCTGCGCCGGCAGGATCCGCTGAAATTCGAGACCCTGCACACCAAGCTGCGGGCCTTCTGCGTCTCGGCCCGCGAGATGGCGCGCCGCATCTCCGCCTCGCCGGGGGTGCGCGAGGTGGGCGAGATGGTGGTGGCGCTCTACACGCCCGAGGGCGATGCCATCGCGCTGTCCAACGGCATCATGGTGCACGTGCACACCATGAGCCGCTTCATCAAATGGATGATCCGCGAGGGCTACGAGGCCGATCCGGGCATCCGGCCCGGCGACATCTTCGCGAACAACGACGCCTTCATCGGCACGGTGCAGGTGCCCGACGTGATGGACGTGGTGCCGATCTTCCATTCCGGCGAGCTGATCGGCTGGGCCGGCGCCGTCTGCCACGAGCTGGAGGCCGGCGGCATCACGCCCGGCGGCGACGTCTGCCTCGCCCAGGAGCGCTTCACCGAAGGCCTGTTCGTCTGCGCCGAGAAGATCGGCACGAATGACGAGATCCGCCGTGACTACGTCATCCGCTGCGAACGCAACCTGCGCATGCCGATCTACTGGGTGCTGGACGAGAAGGCCAAGGTCGCCTCCTGCATCGACATGCGCGAGAACCTCGTCCGCCTGGTCGACGAGATCGGCCTCGACTACTGGAAGCAGGTCTCCAAGGAGTTCATCGAGGAGGGCCGCCTCTCCCAGCTCGCCCGCACCCGCCAGCTCACCGTGCCGGGCATCTATCGCGGCCACACCTTCTACGGCCACGTCACGGCCGGCAAGCCCGGCTTCCAGCCGCTGGGCGATCCCGACTGGCTCTACAACATTCCGGTGGAGATGGAGATCACCACCGACGGCAAGATCACGCTCGATTTCGAGGGCACGCAGCCCTGGGGCTATCATTCGATGAACTGCACGCCCGCCGGCATGGACGGCGGCATGTTCGTCACCCTGACCCAGCACATGAATTTCGAAGGGCTGGTCAACGACGGCGCCTGGCTCGCCACCGAGCTGAAGCTGCCGAAGGGCACCTGGACCAACCCCGACAACGAGATGGTGGCCACCGCCACGTCCTGGGCCCTCCTGCTGCCGGCCTATGGCGTGTTCCAGCGCCTGCTCTCGCGCGGCTTCCTGGCGCGCGGCTTCGTCGAGGAGGTCTTCGTCGGCCAGGTCAACAGCCCGATGATCGAGATGGGCGGCGAGAGCCAGTACGGCACGCTGTTCGGCATGGCCCATTTCGAATGCGCGGCCGCCGGCTCCGGCGCGCTCGCCATCAAGGACGGGCTCGACACCGCCTATGTCGGCTGGAACCCGGAATCCGACATGGGCAATATCGAGATCTGGGAACAGAACATGCCGATGCTCTATATCGGCCGTTCGATCCTGCCGAACTCAGGCGGCTCCGGCCGGTATCGCGGCGGCTGCGCCTTCATCTCCACCTGGCTGGTGAGCAAGTCCAGCCATCTGCGCCTGGTGACGTCGGAGCATTCCTCCCGCGTGTTCGACAATGGCGGCCTGTGCGGGGGATATCCCGCGCCGACCTGCCAGATGCACCGCGCCGTGCGCGACACCAATGTCGGCGCGCTCATCGCCGCGCGAAAGCCGCTGCCCCATACGATCGGCACCGACCCCCATCATTCGGACCTGGAAAAGCTGGTCGAGGGCCGGCATGTCACCGACGAGGGCCCCTACATCACGGCGCCGCACAAGTCGGGCGACATCTTCACGCATTCCTACAATGGCGGCGGCGGCTATGGCGACGTGCTGGAGCGCGACCCGGTCAAGACGGCTCACGACGTCGAGAACGGCTTCCTCACCGCCGAGGCGGCGAGGGGGGTGTTCGGCATCGTGCTGCGCGAGGCCGCCGATGCCGATCGCCTCGAAGCGGATCTGGAAGCCACCGCCATCCTGCGCGGACGGATGCGGCAGGATCGCATCGCGGCGTCGATGCCGGTCCGCGCATGGATCGCCGAGGAGGCCGGACGCGTCGCCGCGTCCGACTTCGCGCCCGAGGTCGGCAAGATGCACGCCAACGCGATGCGGCTTTCCCGGCGCTTCGCTTCAGACTTCCGCTCCTTCTGGGGCCTGAGCGAGGATTTCACGGTCAGCTATTGA
- a CDS encoding carbohydrate ABC transporter permease has translation MNRARSSPLKSALMHLALGAYTLICLAPVALVIMNSVKSRNAIFGAPLMPPTPKTFDLVGYVTVIGQGDFLYYFLNSLIVTLGSIVFVLLFGAMAAFALSEYRFRGNTLMGLYMALGIMIPIRLGTIAILNIMVATRLVNTHLALILVYTAQGLPLAIFILSEFMRQVSNDLKNAARIDGLSEYAIFFKLVLPLIRPAIATVAVFTMIPIWNDLWFPLILAPGEATKTVTLGAQVFIGQYVTNWNAVLAALSLAILPILVLYLLFSRQLIRGLTAGAVK, from the coding sequence ATGAACCGCGCCCGCTCCTCGCCGCTCAAGTCAGCGCTGATGCACCTGGCGCTCGGCGCCTACACGCTGATCTGCCTGGCGCCGGTGGCGCTGGTGATCATGAACTCGGTGAAGTCGCGCAACGCCATCTTCGGCGCGCCGCTGATGCCGCCGACGCCCAAGACCTTCGACCTCGTCGGCTATGTCACGGTGATTGGGCAGGGCGACTTCCTCTATTACTTCCTCAACAGCCTGATCGTCACTCTCGGCTCGATCGTCTTCGTGCTGCTGTTCGGGGCGATGGCGGCCTTCGCCCTCTCCGAATACCGCTTCCGCGGCAACACGCTGATGGGCCTCTACATGGCGCTCGGCATCATGATCCCGATCCGGCTCGGCACCATCGCCATCCTCAACATCATGGTGGCGACGCGGCTGGTGAACACGCATCTCGCCCTGATCCTGGTCTACACGGCGCAGGGCCTGCCGCTCGCCATCTTCATCCTGTCGGAGTTCATGCGGCAGGTGTCGAACGACCTGAAGAACGCGGCGCGCATCGACGGCCTGTCGGAATATGCCATCTTCTTCAAGCTGGTGCTGCCGCTGATCCGCCCGGCGATCGCCACGGTGGCGGTGTTCACCATGATCCCGATCTGGAACGACCTGTGGTTCCCGCTGATCCTGGCGCCCGGCGAGGCCACCAAGACGGTGACGCTCGGCGCCCAGGTCTTCATCGGCCAATACGTCACCAACTGGAACGCGGTGCTGGCGGCGCTGTCGCTCGCCATCCTGCCGATCCTGGTGCTCTACCTCCTGTTCTCCCGTCAACTCATCCGCGGCCTCACCGCAGGAGCCGTCAAGTGA
- a CDS encoding acetone carboxylase subunit gamma: MSRYSKQTIRELVAGTLPWHQTRQIMSAYKDDSRFFTYLDVLQERVAWKDRILLPIGDHLFIAETPNGRVTKCECGQEFGHYKQNWKLGAHIRVRRSEAALREIYPNSDIPDPEWMEIREFLCQSCGTLHEVEAAAPGYPIVHDFEPDLEGFYREWLKQPLEAEEARR; encoded by the coding sequence ATGAGCCGCTATTCCAAGCAGACCATCCGCGAACTCGTCGCCGGCACGCTGCCCTGGCATCAGACCCGGCAGATCATGAGCGCCTACAAGGACGACAGCCGCTTCTTCACCTATCTCGACGTGCTGCAGGAGCGCGTCGCCTGGAAGGACCGCATCCTCCTGCCGATCGGCGACCATCTCTTCATCGCCGAGACGCCGAACGGGCGCGTCACCAAATGCGAATGCGGCCAGGAATTCGGCCACTACAAGCAGAACTGGAAGCTCGGCGCCCATATCCGCGTGCGCAGGAGCGAGGCGGCGCTGCGCGAGATCTATCCGAACAGCGACATCCCGGATCCGGAATGGATGGAGATCCGGGAATTCCTGTGCCAGTCCTGCGGGACCCTGCACGAGGTCGAGGCGGCGGCGCCCGGCTATCCCATCGTCCACGACTTCGAGCCGGACCTGGAAGGCTTCTACCGCGAGTGGCTGAAGCAGCCGCTCGAAGCCGAGGAGGCGCGGCGATGA
- a CDS encoding helix-turn-helix transcriptional regulator has product METGDFWQLLAAAISAAEAGHHVDRLIDVIGAVVLPDVITVTRYSATRRPEFVKHRGYSDAMVARYLATYYVFDPFYAHWRDERRAGIVPLKSLAGGKVKRGRYIAEFLAQSEICDEIGILLEDGDDCCLGIFLDRTRQAFKDAEIDLLEERFAVFAAVHALHTRKRAPGRLGAATPAAAPVNKPVLTASLWPELSARELELVELILNGHPTATVAARLRITTGTVKNHRARIYEKLDITSERELFLEFFQRSHVQPAP; this is encoded by the coding sequence ATGGAGACGGGCGATTTCTGGCAGTTGCTCGCTGCCGCGATATCCGCTGCCGAGGCCGGACATCACGTCGACCGCCTGATCGACGTGATCGGGGCGGTCGTCTTGCCCGACGTGATCACCGTGACCCGGTATTCGGCGACGAGGCGGCCTGAATTCGTCAAGCACCGCGGCTATTCCGACGCCATGGTGGCGCGTTATCTCGCGACCTATTACGTCTTCGATCCCTTCTATGCGCATTGGCGCGACGAGCGGCGCGCGGGCATCGTGCCGCTGAAGAGCCTCGCCGGCGGCAAGGTCAAGCGGGGGCGTTACATCGCCGAGTTCCTGGCGCAATCGGAAATTTGCGACGAGATCGGCATCCTGCTCGAGGACGGCGACGACTGCTGCCTCGGCATTTTCCTCGATCGGACCCGGCAGGCCTTCAAGGATGCGGAGATCGATCTGCTGGAGGAGCGCTTCGCGGTCTTCGCCGCCGTGCACGCGCTGCACACGCGCAAGCGCGCCCCGGGCCGCCTCGGGGCGGCGACCCCGGCGGCGGCCCCGGTGAACAAGCCCGTGCTCACCGCCTCGCTATGGCCGGAGCTTTCCGCCCGGGAGCTCGAGCTCGTCGAGCTCATCCTGAACGGCCATCCGACCGCGACGGTTGCCGCCAGGCTGCGGATCACGACGGGAACGGTGAAGAACCATCGCGCCCGCATCTATGAAAAGCTCGACATTACCTCCGAACGGGAGCTGTTCCTGGAGTTCTTCCAGCGCAGCCACGTGCAGCCGGCACCGTGA
- a CDS encoding hydantoinase/oxoprolinase family protein, which translates to MTTTGGDSIGNPIVVGIDAGGTMTDTILVDARGHFKIGKAATTPRDESEGFIASAADAAEAWGISLDELFRGIDVVLYSGTGMLNTLLSRTGRKLGLITTRGLEDMILMGRGLQAWADYSYADRLHAVTHHHPDPLVPRRRTHGVTERVDQFGDVIIPLYEHEVVAAVGRLIADKVEAICVMTVFAHVNPAHEKRIAEIARAEIGKAGAEILVYTSHEVRPVVREQSRLNSVLIEAYATSRGRRQLKGIEDISKRHGYRYRVQTLLSFGGLTSIDHPRLHETMISGPIGGILGAAYVGKLIGNDSLICSDMGGTSFDMGVITRSQTRIENEPIMDRFKLNVPTLHLDSIGAGAGMILKVDPLTRKISLGPESAGSDPGPICFDRGGTRPTIADCDAILGRLNPDYFLGGKVKLDVDKATRAFKEQCADILGVPLHEAAEGMIDLLEADAGSALRRVISGQGIHPSEFTLLSYGGSGPLHLAGCSRGIGFRDIITFQFAAAFSAFGCTTADYMRRHSISTQIDIASKAGDDALEAIARRISGVWDELGEAAVAEMISDGHAREKIRTVPFLMMRYTGQLEDVEVASPLEHAATADDMRRIVGAFEDVYGKINHRVSRYGSAGYSVMELGLIATADKVKPVLLKRPLGSADPGPAHKGRREAYLGGRWHRADLYEMDRLQPGHEVTGPAIIEHPATTLVVHPGDSVFVDEWTLLHYRHA; encoded by the coding sequence ATGACCACGACGGGCGGAGACTCCATCGGCAATCCCATCGTCGTCGGCATCGACGCCGGCGGCACCATGACCGATACCATCCTCGTCGACGCCAGGGGCCACTTCAAGATCGGAAAGGCCGCCACCACGCCGCGCGATGAATCGGAGGGATTCATCGCCTCGGCCGCCGACGCCGCCGAGGCCTGGGGCATCTCGCTGGACGAGCTGTTCCGCGGCATCGACGTGGTGCTCTATTCCGGCACCGGCATGCTCAACACCCTGCTGTCGCGGACGGGGCGCAAGCTCGGCCTCATCACCACCCGCGGCCTGGAGGACATGATCCTGATGGGGCGCGGCCTGCAGGCCTGGGCCGACTATTCCTATGCCGACCGCCTGCACGCCGTGACGCATCATCACCCCGATCCGCTGGTGCCGCGCCGCCGCACCCATGGCGTGACCGAGCGGGTCGACCAGTTCGGCGACGTGATCATCCCGCTCTACGAGCACGAGGTGGTCGCGGCCGTCGGGCGGCTGATCGCCGACAAGGTCGAGGCGATCTGCGTCATGACGGTGTTCGCCCATGTCAATCCGGCGCACGAGAAGCGCATCGCCGAGATCGCCCGCGCGGAGATCGGCAAGGCCGGCGCCGAGATCCTCGTCTACACCAGCCACGAGGTCCGCCCGGTCGTGCGCGAGCAGTCGCGCCTCAACTCGGTGCTGATCGAGGCCTACGCCACCTCGCGCGGCCGCAGGCAGCTCAAGGGCATCGAGGACATCTCGAAGCGGCACGGCTACCGCTACCGCGTGCAGACGCTGCTCTCCTTCGGCGGCCTCACCTCGATCGACCATCCCCGCCTGCACGAGACCATGATCTCCGGCCCGATCGGCGGCATTCTCGGCGCGGCCTATGTCGGCAAGCTGATCGGCAACGACTCGCTGATCTGCTCCGACATGGGCGGCACCTCCTTCGACATGGGCGTGATCACCCGCAGCCAGACCCGGATCGAGAACGAGCCGATCATGGACCGGTTCAAGCTCAACGTGCCGACGCTGCATCTCGACAGCATCGGCGCCGGGGCCGGCATGATCCTCAAGGTCGATCCGCTCACCCGGAAGATCAGCCTCGGGCCGGAGAGCGCGGGCTCGGATCCGGGCCCGATCTGCTTCGACCGCGGCGGCACCCGCCCGACCATCGCCGATTGCGATGCGATCCTCGGCCGCCTCAACCCGGATTATTTCCTCGGCGGCAAGGTCAAGCTCGATGTCGACAAGGCGACCCGGGCTTTCAAGGAGCAATGCGCCGACATTCTCGGCGTGCCGCTGCACGAAGCGGCGGAGGGCATGATCGACCTCCTGGAGGCGGATGCCGGCAGCGCGCTGCGGCGGGTGATCTCGGGCCAGGGCATCCACCCCTCGGAATTCACCCTGCTCTCCTATGGCGGCTCCGGCCCGCTGCATCTGGCGGGGTGCAGCCGCGGCATCGGCTTCCGCGACATCATCACCTTCCAGTTCGCGGCGGCCTTCTCGGCCTTCGGCTGCACCACGGCCGACTACATGCGCCGCCACTCGATCTCGACGCAGATCGACATTGCCAGCAAGGCCGGCGACGACGCCCTCGAAGCCATCGCGCGGCGGATCTCCGGCGTCTGGGACGAGCTTGGCGAGGCCGCGGTCGCGGAGATGATCTCCGACGGCCATGCCCGCGAGAAGATCCGCACGGTGCCTTTCCTGATGATGCGCTATACCGGCCAGCTCGAGGACGTCGAAGTCGCGTCCCCGCTCGAGCATGCGGCGACGGCCGACGACATGCGCCGCATCGTCGGCGCCTTCGAGGACGTCTACGGCAAGATCAACCACCGCGTCTCGCGCTACGGCTCGGCCGGCTATTCCGTGATGGAGCTCGGCCTGATCGCCACCGCCGACAAGGTCAAGCCCGTCCTGCTGAAGCGCCCGCTCGGCAGCGCCGATCCCGGACCGGCCCACAAGGGGCGCCGCGAGGCCTATCTCGGCGGGCGCTGGCACAGGGCCGATCTCTACGAGATGGACCGGCTGCAGCCCGGCCACGAGGTCACGGGCCCGGCCATCATCGAGCATCCCGCCACCACCCTGGTCGTGCATCCCGGCGACAGCGTCTTCGTCGACGAGTGGACGCTGCTGCACTACCGCCACGCCTGA
- a CDS encoding ABC transporter substrate-binding protein encodes MNKPTIRSLIYASVATAVLGLATAAQAQTTLTIESWRNDDLSIWNEKIIPAFEKAHPDIKVVFQPVAPTEYDAALGAKLAAGTAGDIIACRPFDKSLQLFQKGNLTSVNDIAGMDKFSAVAKAGWSTDDGKTTFCVPVASVIHGFIYNKDAFDKLGIQVPQTEDEFFAALDKIKADGTYTAIDLGTKDMWEAATMGYQNIGPNYWHGEDGRLALIAGKSKLTDPEWVEPYKVLAKWAPYMGDGYKAQAYPDSQNLFSLGRAAIYPAGSWDISQFKQAEFKQGAFPPPVKKVGDTCYISDHVDIALGMNAASKNAEAAKTFLTWVATPEFASIYSNALPGFFSLQSGAIDLQDPMAKEFVSWRGKCKSTIRSTYQILSRGTPNLENETWVASANVLNGTATPDEAAKKLQDGLDSWYKPGK; translated from the coding sequence ATGAACAAGCCTACCATCCGCAGCCTGATCTACGCGTCCGTGGCCACGGCCGTCCTCGGCCTCGCCACGGCCGCCCAGGCCCAGACCACGCTCACCATCGAGAGCTGGCGCAACGACGATCTCTCGATCTGGAACGAGAAGATCATCCCGGCCTTTGAGAAGGCCCATCCCGACATCAAGGTCGTGTTCCAGCCGGTGGCGCCGACCGAATACGACGCCGCCCTCGGCGCCAAGCTCGCCGCCGGCACCGCCGGCGACATCATCGCCTGCCGTCCCTTCGACAAGTCGCTGCAGCTGTTCCAGAAGGGCAACCTGACCTCGGTCAACGACATCGCCGGCATGGACAAGTTCAGCGCGGTGGCCAAGGCGGGCTGGTCGACCGACGACGGCAAGACCACGTTCTGCGTGCCGGTCGCCTCGGTCATCCACGGCTTCATCTACAACAAGGACGCCTTCGACAAGCTCGGCATCCAGGTGCCGCAGACCGAGGACGAGTTCTTCGCCGCCCTCGACAAGATCAAGGCCGACGGCACCTACACCGCCATCGACCTCGGCACCAAGGACATGTGGGAAGCCGCCACGATGGGCTACCAGAACATCGGGCCGAACTACTGGCACGGCGAGGACGGGCGCCTCGCCCTGATCGCCGGCAAGAGCAAGCTGACCGATCCGGAATGGGTCGAGCCCTACAAGGTGCTGGCGAAATGGGCGCCCTATATGGGCGACGGCTACAAGGCGCAGGCCTATCCCGACAGCCAGAACCTGTTCTCGCTCGGCCGGGCCGCGATCTACCCCGCCGGCTCCTGGGACATCTCCCAGTTCAAGCAGGCGGAGTTCAAGCAGGGCGCCTTCCCGCCGCCGGTCAAGAAGGTCGGTGACACCTGCTACATCTCCGACCATGTCGACATCGCGCTCGGCATGAACGCCGCCTCCAAGAACGCCGAGGCCGCCAAGACCTTCCTGACCTGGGTGGCGACGCCGGAATTCGCTTCGATCTACTCCAACGCCCTGCCGGGCTTCTTCAGCCTGCAGTCGGGCGCCATCGACCTGCAGGACCCGATGGCCAAGGAGTTCGTCTCCTGGCGCGGCAAGTGCAAGTCGACCATCCGCTCGACCTATCAGATCCTGTCGCGCGGCACGCCGAACCTGGAGAACGAGACCTGGGTGGCTTCGGCCAACGTCCTCAACGGCACGGCGACGCCGGACGAGGCGGCCAAGAAGCTGCAGGACGGGCTGGACAGCTGGTACAAGCCGGGCAAGTGA